The Ruminococcus bovis genome includes a region encoding these proteins:
- a CDS encoding putative quinol monooxygenase, whose translation MSELKILVEYSVKENKLNDFLTEIKNNKIREKVLEEKGCIAYDYFLPEDTTQNKLVLLEKWQSKDLQQLHLTTPHMQTFSTIKEKYVEDTQVNYL comes from the coding sequence ATGTCAGAACTGAAAATACTAGTTGAATATTCTGTAAAAGAAAATAAACTTAATGACTTTCTTACAGAAATCAAGAATAATAAAATCAGAGAAAAGGTACTTGAAGAAAAAGGTTGTATAGCCTATGACTACTTTTTACCGGAAGATACAACACAAAATAAACTTGTACTATTAGAAAAATGGCAGTCAAAGGATTTGCAACAACTTCACCTAACAACTCCTCATATGCAAACCTTTTCCACAATTAAGGAAAAGTATGTTGAAGATACTCAGGTAAATTATTTATAA
- a CDS encoding DUF6076 domain-containing protein, with the protein MEKISFFSADFRDGRIRIGKKTYPAGTFATHLLNQYYKDETAARLAVYKQYSWHLYDTISAGYLDNNDVLRSGWEIQQILKTLPKLQPFTKLDVEAERIRISELFTEDNANFIREYFNAKAQILAMGINESALDLLPIEIDEVQQKTADNLLNDMMTTLAFYDRISNDMREAFEGLTEFCDRLDEAERFDEAHLLPIALDIFGNEELGMTSEYIAMRKTSKSKSLVTARRMYFDNYYSFVLTDFFEGLHYGHYPRRCPICMRYFLMTSARRQVYCNGTAPYTLKGKSITCRKYAARMKEKELSEGNPINPVYKSRCSAIRVEQKRSTITAEFAAMALKVAKEYWQKAKYDDNYAKGQYKADMKRENLYRETDRRIKQK; encoded by the coding sequence TTGGAAAAAATCAGCTTTTTCAGCGCCGATTTTCGTGACGGAAGAATACGGATTGGCAAGAAAACTTATCCTGCGGGAACGTTCGCTACACACCTTTTGAATCAATATTATAAGGATGAAACGGCGGCTCGGTTGGCTGTATACAAACAATACAGCTGGCATCTATACGATACGATCTCTGCCGGTTATCTTGATAACAATGATGTTTTACGATCCGGGTGGGAGATCCAACAAATCTTAAAAACCTTACCCAAGCTGCAACCGTTCACTAAGCTGGATGTTGAAGCAGAGCGTATTAGAATATCTGAACTTTTTACAGAGGATAACGCAAACTTTATCCGAGAGTATTTCAATGCAAAGGCTCAGATTTTAGCTATGGGAATCAATGAATCCGCGTTGGATTTACTGCCGATCGAAATAGATGAAGTTCAGCAAAAAACAGCGGACAACCTACTTAATGATATGATGACAACTCTGGCTTTCTATGATCGTATCAGCAACGATATGAGAGAAGCGTTTGAGGGATTAACCGAGTTCTGCGACAGACTTGACGAAGCTGAGCGCTTTGATGAGGCGCACTTGCTCCCGATAGCTCTGGATATATTCGGCAACGAAGAACTTGGTATGACTTCCGAGTATATCGCTATGCGCAAGACATCTAAGAGCAAAAGTTTAGTTACGGCGAGAAGAATGTATTTTGATAATTACTACAGCTTTGTTCTGACGGATTTCTTCGAGGGCTTGCACTACGGTCATTATCCGAGAAGGTGTCCTATCTGCATGCGATATTTCCTGATGACTTCGGCAAGGCGGCAAGTATATTGCAATGGAACCGCACCTTATACGCTGAAAGGAAAATCAATCACCTGCCGAAAATATGCGGCGAGGATGAAGGAAAAGGAACTTTCCGAAGGCAATCCTATCAATCCAGTTTACAAAAGCCGCTGCTCTGCGATTCGTGTGGAACAAAAAAGAAGCACCATCACAGCAGAGTTTGCTGCGATGGCGCTGAAGGTTGCAAAAGAGTATTGGCAAAAAGCGAAGTATGACGACAACTATGCTAAAGGTCAATACAAAGCAGATATGAAGCGCGAGAATTTGTACAGAGAAACGGACAGGAGAATCAAGCAAAAGTGA
- a CDS encoding Ig-like domain-containing protein: protein MKRVVSILLSVMMIMSVVVGTSAFAESANNANKKMCKVHCVYAFSPALDGEDGYKFLTNPVKETEKGKPYTTNIKFNTDVNLAEFNVAVIMGDGTIIKPVLVDKGNFSISIPKVEDDIYICINGIYDTNDDFPIVGGCTKLFVWNLNNVTSSYEYQNANPNSGDYHYNLGTVTYAPKEGYKITSIKILEVVPCYDILKNEYTYEIKDCVNSDRNIVKDNGDGTYTASDYMGESYYIEVIAEPIVKPTVNKITKVTLNQKSVTLNKGKSTTVKATVTPTNATNKKLKWTTSNSKVATVSQSGKVIAKGRGVATIKAMATDGSNKYATLKVTVKQPVTSVKLNKKTATLKVKGNAKQKTVTLKATVYPNNANNKTVKWSTSKSKIATVNSKGKVIAKKKGTCYIIATAKDGSKKSAKCKITVK from the coding sequence ATGAAAAGGGTAGTATCTATATTATTATCAGTAATGATGATTATGTCTGTGGTTGTTGGTACATCAGCATTTGCCGAAAGTGCAAATAATGCAAATAAAAAAATGTGTAAGGTTCATTGTGTTTATGCTTTTTCTCCAGCTCTTGACGGTGAAGACGGTTATAAATTTCTAACTAATCCTGTGAAAGAAACAGAAAAAGGCAAACCATATACAACTAATATTAAGTTCAATACTGATGTTAATTTAGCTGAATTTAATGTAGCCGTTATTATGGGCGATGGTACAATAATAAAGCCTGTTTTAGTAGATAAGGGCAATTTTTCTATTTCAATCCCTAAGGTTGAGGATGATATTTATATTTGTATCAATGGTATTTATGATACAAATGATGATTTTCCTATTGTAGGTGGTTGTACAAAGTTATTTGTTTGGAATTTAAACAATGTAACTTCAAGTTATGAATATCAAAATGCAAACCCAAATAGTGGTGATTACCACTACAATTTAGGAACAGTAACTTATGCCCCAAAAGAAGGATACAAAATCACTTCTATAAAAATATTAGAAGTAGTACCATGCTATGATATATTGAAAAATGAATATACATATGAAATTAAAGATTGTGTAAATTCTGATAGAAACATAGTTAAAGATAATGGTGACGGTACATATACTGCCAGTGATTATATGGGTGAAAGTTATTACATTGAAGTAATTGCAGAGCCTATTGTAAAACCAACAGTAAATAAGATTACAAAAGTAACCTTAAACCAAAAGTCAGTTACATTAAATAAAGGTAAAAGTACAACTGTAAAGGCAACAGTAACACCTACTAATGCAACTAACAAAAAGCTAAAGTGGACTACTTCTAATTCTAAGGTAGCTACAGTTTCCCAAAGTGGTAAGGTTATTGCAAAGGGTAGAGGTGTAGCAACTATTAAAGCTATGGCAACTGACGGTAGCAATAAATATGCAACCCTAAAGGTAACAGTAAAGCAACCTGTAACAAGTGTTAAGCTGAATAAAAAGACTGCAACTCTAAAAGTTAAAGGTAATGCAAAGCAGAAAACAGTTACACTAAAAGCAACAGTTTACCCAAATAATGCAAATAACAAAACTGTTAAGTGGTCAACTTCAAAATCAAAGATTGCAACAGTTAATAGCAAAGGCAAAGTAATTGCAAAGAAAAAAGGTACTTGCTATATTATCGCTACTGCAAAAGATGGCAGTAAAAAATCTGCCAAGTGCAAAATTACTGTAAAGTAA
- a CDS encoding plasmid mobilization protein — protein sequence MNDKNARIELRVTQFEKDKIARLAESCGLSQSEYVRQRTLGYAPRTVLPDVFFQFYQMLCRLCDEVADKVSPNTERKLLEVVDEIQRQLLLPEKSTAKQICKEVTTWQPQASGPSKDG from the coding sequence TTGAACGATAAAAATGCAAGAATCGAGCTGCGAGTTACGCAGTTCGAGAAAGACAAGATAGCTCGGCTTGCCGAGAGCTGCGGCTTATCTCAATCCGAATATGTCAGACAAAGGACATTGGGTTATGCACCGAGGACGGTGCTGCCTGATGTCTTTTTTCAATTCTACCAAATGCTCTGCCGCTTGTGTGACGAGGTTGCCGATAAGGTATCTCCGAATACCGAACGAAAGCTTCTTGAAGTCGTAGACGAAATTCAACGACAGTTACTTTTGCCTGAAAAATCTACCGCCAAGCAAATATGTAAGGAGGTAACGACGTGGCAACCACAGGCTTCTGGCCCGTCAAAGGACGGTTAA
- a CDS encoding DUF6198 family protein, which yields MKENNEQDVQQNSVKSKSLLFHGELALLIAVLVNSFGVVLMLYSGAGISAISSAPFAFSEVLPKLSLGTWTYIFQGILVFSLMVMRKRFVPSYLFSFVVGFAFSEMLDVNELWIKVLPYTIPMRVVYFIISYMLICFGIALSNRCGLPIIPTDLFPRELSAITTVKYSKIKIGFDVTCLAVTGLLTFLCLGYLDGLGIGTILAAFTMGKVVGMIGDKLDSHFNFDVFRPLKKLAVI from the coding sequence ATGAAAGAGAATAATGAACAAGATGTTCAGCAAAATTCAGTTAAAAGCAAAAGCCTATTGTTTCACGGAGAATTAGCACTACTGATTGCAGTACTTGTCAATAGCTTTGGTGTTGTGCTAATGCTATATTCCGGTGCAGGTATCTCGGCAATTTCAAGTGCGCCATTTGCTTTTTCGGAGGTTTTGCCAAAGCTATCACTAGGTACATGGACATACATATTCCAAGGAATTTTAGTATTTAGCCTAATGGTAATGAGAAAAAGATTTGTACCGTCATATCTTTTTAGCTTTGTGGTAGGCTTTGCATTTAGTGAAATGCTTGATGTAAATGAACTTTGGATAAAGGTTTTACCTTATACAATTCCAATGAGAGTGGTTTATTTTATCATTAGCTATATGCTGATTTGCTTTGGTATTGCACTTTCTAACAGATGTGGTCTGCCGATTATCCCAACAGATTTGTTCCCAAGAGAATTATCAGCAATTACAACAGTAAAATATTCTAAGATAAAAATAGGCTTTGATGTAACTTGCCTTGCAGTTACAGGACTGTTAACATTCCTATGTTTAGGTTATCTTGATGGTCTGGGTATCGGTACAATCCTTGCAGCATTTACAATGGGTAAAGTTGTAGGAATGATAGGTGATAAGCTAGACAGTCACTTTAATTTTGATGTGTTTAGACCACTAAAGAAGTTAGCAGTAATATAG
- a CDS encoding ParM/StbA family protein: MKTLNNFKIIGIDHGYGNIKTASHCFKTGITTHDSEPLFTKDMLTYNDKYYLIGEGHKEFLPEKQNDEDYYILTLAAIATELADEGLTEADVIIAAGLPLTWTSGQKADFAAYLSKSKEVAFTFRNVDYHIRICDVKIYPQGYSAVVPIKSTLKGLSMVADIGNGTMNTLYLVNGKPQSGKMFTEKFGTYQCTLAIREGFMRNTRRELNDYIIDEVLQTGTADIPDSDLEIITAIAEEYVAEIFRRLREHGYDESTMKLYVCGGGGCLIKNFYHGNLDRVKFIDDICAAAKGYEYLADVYLRAEAKNEGRV, from the coding sequence ATGAAAACACTAAACAATTTTAAGATTATCGGTATCGACCACGGTTACGGCAATATCAAAACCGCTAGCCATTGTTTCAAGACCGGTATAACCACCCACGACAGCGAACCGCTATTTACAAAGGATATGCTTACCTACAACGACAAGTATTATCTGATCGGCGAAGGTCACAAGGAGTTTCTGCCCGAAAAGCAGAATGATGAGGATTATTATATTCTCACGCTCGCAGCTATCGCAACCGAGCTTGCGGATGAAGGGCTTACCGAAGCGGATGTGATTATCGCCGCAGGCTTGCCTTTAACTTGGACAAGCGGACAGAAAGCGGATTTTGCCGCATATCTGTCAAAGAGCAAAGAGGTAGCGTTCACTTTTCGGAATGTAGATTATCATATCCGAATCTGTGATGTGAAAATCTATCCGCAGGGTTATTCTGCGGTTGTGCCTATCAAATCCACGCTCAAAGGTCTGAGTATGGTAGCCGATATCGGTAACGGTACGATGAACACACTTTATCTTGTCAACGGCAAGCCGCAAAGCGGTAAGATGTTCACCGAGAAGTTCGGCACTTATCAATGCACCCTCGCTATTCGTGAAGGCTTTATGCGCAATACACGCCGAGAGCTAAACGACTATATCATCGACGAGGTGTTGCAGACAGGCACGGCAGATATTCCTGATTCGGATTTGGAAATCATCACAGCTATTGCGGAGGAATATGTCGCCGAGATTTTCCGCCGCCTGCGTGAGCACGGCTATGACGAAAGCACGATGAAACTCTACGTCTGCGGCGGTGGCGGTTGCCTGATCAAGAATTTCTATCACGGCAATCTTGACCGTGTAAAGTTCATTGATGACATCTGTGCCGCCGCAAAAGGCTATGAATATCTCGCAGACGTTTATCTGAGAGCCGAGGCGAAGAATGAAGGACGTGTATAA
- a CDS encoding relaxase/mobilization nuclease domain-containing protein has protein sequence MATTGFWPVKGRLKDVINYAQNPDKTIERKYLDDDLAATLNYVENSDKTDQTMYVSGINCTKKRAYEQMMTTKRRYGKLGGNVAYHGYQSFQTGEVTPEEAHRIGIETAKRMWGDEYEIVVTTHLNTANLHNHIVVNSVSFRTGRKFENHISDHYKLREISDEVCREYGKSVIENAPFYGGDKAYWVRKSGRIPHKDMLRHDVDEALACTIKPFDFELYLRSLGYQFVRTFKYQHPSVIAPDWLKPVRLSSLGKDYSREAILRRLQFQREDKYFVDFYTPRSFYQRQPLIVRIRDFEKRTEPDVITALFELIITIAKLITGNNVQKRDYRPVSPELRLEIQNLDRTLAEYHFLRDHNVECAEDFVSCRKEIADQIKAYESERQHIRNRIRRAKSPEEDNSLKEQCREITKKLTPLRKQLIICERIENKVPRLRALIEQEKQLEQGRYKYKYYHQNKTKQRSYER, from the coding sequence GTGGCAACCACAGGCTTCTGGCCCGTCAAAGGACGGTTAAAGGATGTTATCAATTACGCTCAGAATCCCGACAAAACTATCGAGCGCAAATATCTTGATGATGACTTAGCCGCTACCCTCAATTATGTTGAGAACAGCGACAAAACCGACCAAACAATGTATGTCAGCGGAATCAACTGTACGAAGAAGCGAGCCTATGAGCAGATGATGACCACAAAGCGGCGTTACGGTAAACTCGGCGGCAATGTTGCGTATCACGGTTATCAGAGCTTTCAAACTGGAGAAGTCACACCTGAGGAAGCGCACCGTATCGGCATTGAAACCGCCAAGCGAATGTGGGGCGATGAATATGAGATAGTTGTGACGACACATCTGAATACGGCAAACCTACACAATCATATCGTCGTAAATAGTGTATCGTTCCGCACCGGACGAAAATTTGAAAATCACATTTCCGACCACTACAAGCTGCGTGAGATTTCCGACGAGGTATGCCGTGAGTATGGAAAATCCGTGATTGAAAACGCTCCATTCTACGGCGGTGACAAGGCGTATTGGGTACGCAAGAGCGGACGAATACCACACAAGGATATGCTGCGGCACGATGTTGATGAAGCCTTAGCCTGTACGATCAAACCGTTTGATTTTGAATTATATCTGCGATCGCTCGGCTATCAGTTTGTGCGGACTTTTAAATATCAGCATCCGTCGGTGATCGCTCCCGACTGGCTAAAACCTGTCAGGTTAAGCAGTCTCGGAAAGGACTATTCCAGAGAAGCGATACTCAGGCGGCTACAATTTCAGCGTGAGGATAAATACTTTGTGGATTTTTATACGCCGAGATCGTTTTATCAGCGCCAACCGCTGATAGTGAGAATCAGAGATTTTGAGAAAAGAACAGAGCCCGATGTTATCACGGCGCTGTTTGAGCTTATTATCACTATCGCCAAGCTCATCACGGGCAACAACGTGCAAAAGCGAGATTATCGTCCCGTATCTCCCGAATTGAGATTGGAAATACAGAATCTCGACCGAACGCTGGCGGAATACCATTTCCTCCGTGACCACAATGTGGAATGCGCAGAGGATTTTGTATCTTGCAGAAAAGAAATCGCTGATCAAATCAAAGCCTATGAATCCGAGCGTCAGCACATCCGCAACCGAATCCGCAGAGCGAAATCACCCGAAGAAGATAATTCTCTTAAAGAACAATGCAGAGAAATCACAAAAAAGCTGACACCCTTGCGCAAGCAGCTCATTATCTGCGAGCGCATTGAAAACAAAGTGCCTCGACTCCGTGCTTTGATAGAACAGGAAAAGCAGCTGGAGCAAGGCAGATACAAGTACAAATATTATCACCAAAATAAAACAAAACAAAGGAGTTATGAACGATGA
- a CDS encoding recombinase family protein, with protein sequence MNVVIYARFSSHSQTEQSIEGQLKVCYEYAEQNHYTVVGEYIDRAMSGKYDNRAEFQRMISDSDKHTFEGVLVYQLDRFARNRYDSAIYKAKLKKNGVRVLSAKENITDDASGILVEGVLESMAEYYSAELSQKIHRGMEINAQKCLSNGSNPGLGFKVDKDRRFYVDEEEAEIVREIFERYASGETKAEIVKDLKRRKVKTSLGNDFTYNSLSRMLSNKRYIGVYMYKGQETPGGMPRILDDDLFYKVQDILAKNKKAPARTHGEGEYLLTTKLFCGHCKNMMVGYGGTSKTGKQYHYYICKEARKKRCDKTIVRKKKIEDRVIAECLKLLTDENIKFIAKKVAEECNKSPDNLTVKQLKKAIREADTAIENLWRGIEQGQSVPMLTERLNKRQAEREALEEQLAIEQNKSICLSEAQILAFLDFVCEMPLDDVNKRRAIINILVHSVYLYDDHFTLIINASKKPMSVDNIPLEEIEEAFNSDKTCTEKCSTMTSPAPPINCT encoded by the coding sequence ATGAATGTAGTAATCTATGCCCGCTTTTCGAGCCACAGTCAGACCGAGCAATCCATCGAAGGTCAGTTAAAGGTTTGCTATGAATACGCGGAGCAAAATCATTATACAGTTGTCGGTGAGTACATAGACAGAGCTATGAGCGGTAAATATGATAATCGTGCCGAGTTTCAGCGTATGATTTCCGACAGCGATAAGCACACCTTTGAGGGGGTGTTGGTGTATCAGCTTGACCGCTTTGCCCGTAACCGCTACGACAGCGCAATCTACAAAGCAAAGCTAAAAAAGAACGGCGTTAGGGTGTTATCGGCAAAAGAGAATATTACCGACGACGCATCGGGTATTCTTGTTGAAGGTGTGTTGGAAAGTATGGCGGAGTATTATTCCGCTGAGCTTTCGCAGAAGATCCACCGAGGAATGGAGATCAACGCACAAAAGTGTTTGTCCAACGGCAGCAATCCCGGTCTTGGCTTCAAGGTGGATAAAGACAGGCGATTTTATGTTGACGAGGAAGAAGCCGAAATCGTGCGTGAAATATTTGAGCGATATGCAAGCGGCGAAACAAAGGCAGAAATTGTAAAGGATTTGAAACGCAGAAAAGTAAAAACATCTTTAGGCAACGATTTTACTTACAACAGTCTCAGCCGTATGCTGAGCAACAAACGATATATAGGAGTTTATATGTACAAGGGACAGGAAACGCCGGGCGGTATGCCGAGAATATTAGATGATGATTTATTCTACAAGGTTCAGGATATACTGGCCAAAAACAAAAAGGCTCCTGCCAGAACACACGGTGAGGGTGAGTATCTGTTGACAACAAAGCTGTTTTGCGGTCACTGTAAAAATATGATGGTAGGTTACGGCGGTACAAGCAAAACCGGCAAGCAATATCACTATTATATCTGCAAGGAAGCCCGAAAGAAACGCTGTGATAAAACAATCGTTAGAAAAAAGAAAATTGAGGACAGAGTGATTGCAGAATGTTTGAAGTTGCTTACAGATGAGAACATCAAATTCATAGCCAAAAAGGTAGCCGAGGAATGCAACAAAAGTCCTGATAACTTGACAGTCAAGCAGTTAAAGAAAGCTATCCGAGAAGCGGATACTGCCATAGAAAATCTATGGCGAGGTATTGAGCAAGGACAATCTGTTCCAATGCTGACGGAACGTCTTAATAAACGTCAGGCTGAAAGAGAAGCGTTGGAAGAACAGCTCGCCATTGAACAAAACAAAAGTATCTGCCTTTCGGAAGCGCAGATACTCGCCTTCCTTGATTTTGTTTGTGAAATGCCGCTGGATGATGTCAACAAGCGCAGAGCCATCATCAATATCCTCGTACACTCTGTCTATCTCTATGACGATCACTTCACCTTGATTATCAACGCCAGCAAGAAGCCTATGAGCGTTGATAACATACCGTTAGAGGAAATAGAAGAAGCCTTTAACTCCGATAAAACCTGCACGGAGAAGTGTTCGACTATGACGTCGCCTGCTCCACCAATTAACTGCACTTAG
- a CDS encoding DUF6442 family protein produces MNREDVLKMAQEENGGRDVADLDAQKRGAYFAYLIGICLIICVDIVEGIVLHRISYGCNMAMFVMAFVAFWTKYRVLGKKHELLVALIYGVGAAVWTVLWILQLCGVIA; encoded by the coding sequence ATGAACAGGGAAGATGTTTTGAAGATGGCTCAGGAGGAGAACGGGGGCAGGGACGTCGCCGACCTTGACGCTCAGAAGAGAGGCGCGTATTTTGCCTATCTGATCGGTATCTGCCTGATAATATGCGTCGATATCGTTGAGGGGATAGTCCTGCACCGCATCAGTTACGGCTGCAATATGGCAATGTTCGTCATGGCGTTCGTTGCCTTTTGGACTAAATATCGCGTCCTCGGTAAAAAGCACGAACTGTTAGTTGCGCTGATATACGGGGTCGGCGCGGCCGTATGGACAGTACTGTGGATCCTCCAGCTATGCGGGGTGATCGCATGA
- a CDS encoding flavodoxin family protein — protein sequence MKTAIVYYSMSGNTAQTAEKITAELDSDLIRIEPVKEFPSEGARKFIWGGMKAVMGNKPRLQPYVFNGGYDRVIICTPVWASNIAPPIRSFIHENRESLNGRSIAAVVCFAGGGADKALLKLKQLLGIESLEAELVLVDPKDKPTEDNEKKIKEFCEKLK from the coding sequence ATGAAAACAGCAATCGTATACTATTCCATGAGCGGAAATACCGCGCAGACCGCCGAAAAAATCACCGCTGAGCTTGACTCCGACCTTATCCGGATCGAGCCGGTAAAGGAATTTCCGTCAGAGGGCGCGCGAAAATTCATCTGGGGCGGGATGAAAGCGGTCATGGGCAACAAACCGCGGCTGCAGCCGTATGTATTTAACGGCGGTTATGACAGGGTGATCATCTGTACGCCGGTATGGGCGAGCAATATCGCGCCGCCCATCAGGAGCTTTATCCATGAGAACAGAGAATCGCTGAATGGCAGGAGCATAGCGGCGGTTGTGTGTTTTGCCGGCGGCGGAGCGGACAAGGCTCTGCTGAAGCTCAAACAGCTCCTCGGCATCGAGAGCCTTGAAGCCGAGCTCGTTTTGGTTGATCCGAAGGATAAGCCTACTGAGGATAACGAAAAGAAGATTAAAGAGTTTTGTGAAAAGCTGAAGTGA
- a CDS encoding ParB/RepB/Spo0J family partition protein yields the protein MTNISINKLHEFRDHPYQVLDNDEMNNLITSVQQQGIMTPLIVRPLEGTIDEYEIISGHRRFRAAQKAGLTEVPAFIRPVSRDEAAIMVVDSNLHREHLLPSEKAFAYKLKAEALKHQGQRTDLTSGQFVPKSDDNRATAFIGEQSGESYKTVQRYIRLTNLIPELLNMMDEGKIAFSVGVELSYLSPEIQRDLYAIIERDDHTPSYSQAYRLHKAFNSCSMTKEGLELVMSEEKANQRETLKIPMDKVRKYAPRATDNQLEDFVLKACDYYQRYLKRQRDRER from the coding sequence ATGACCAATATATCAATCAACAAATTACACGAATTCAGAGACCACCCGTATCAGGTGCTCGACAATGATGAAATGAACAATCTTATAACGAGCGTTCAGCAGCAGGGCATTATGACGCCGCTGATTGTACGACCGCTTGAAGGCACGATCGACGAATACGAAATAATATCCGGACACCGCCGCTTCCGTGCGGCGCAGAAGGCAGGGCTCACAGAAGTCCCTGCCTTTATTCGTCCTGTCAGTCGTGACGAGGCGGCGATTATGGTGGTGGACAGCAACCTCCACAGGGAGCATCTGCTGCCGTCGGAGAAAGCTTTTGCCTATAAGCTGAAAGCCGAAGCACTAAAGCATCAGGGACAGCGAACTGATCTCACTTCGGGACAATTTGTCCCGAAGTCTGACGATAACCGAGCGACTGCGTTTATCGGTGAACAATCAGGTGAAAGCTACAAAACCGTACAGCGTTATATTCGCTTAACAAATCTTATCCCCGAATTGCTAAACATGATGGATGAGGGCAAGATCGCTTTCTCTGTCGGCGTGGAGCTGTCATATCTCTCACCCGAAATCCAGCGTGATTTATATGCGATTATCGAGCGGGATGATCATACACCGTCTTACTCACAGGCTTATCGTTTGCACAAAGCCTTTAATAGCTGTTCTATGACGAAAGAAGGTTTGGAGCTCGTGATGTCGGAGGAAAAAGCAAACCAACGGGAAACGCTGAAAATCCCAATGGACAAGGTAAGAAAATACGCTCCGAGAGCCACCGACAATCAGCTTGAGGATTTTGTACTCAAAGCCTGCGATTATTACCAACGCTATCTCAAGCGACAGCGTGACCGTGAAAGATGA
- a CDS encoding helix-turn-helix domain-containing protein produces MNIITQEAKKKQAIVKYALRKGKSEASRVYGVSLSSVKRWCKQYDGTWQSLLPKSRRPHSHPNRHTKEKKDKLEILLKVL; encoded by the coding sequence ATGAATATAATAACACAAGAAGCAAAGAAAAAGCAAGCCATAGTAAAATACGCACTAAGAAAAGGAAAAAGCGAAGCAAGTAGAGTGTACGGTGTAAGTCTTTCAAGCGTAAAGAGATGGTGTAAACAATATGACGGTACCTGGCAATCGCTATTGCCTAAATCACGCAGACCACATAGTCATCCCAACAGACACACAAAAGAGAAGAAAGACAAATTAGAAATTCTTTTAAAAGTGCTATGA
- a CDS encoding integrase core domain-containing protein, protein MLLKEFPFKIKTVQTDNGREFTYKYQSSEVKSPFEIELNKLGINHKLIPPRTPWHNGKVERSHRNDQRYFYDWETFKNIEELNTKLKGHLEWSNNKTMRTLEYKSPMQLLSEKLELKSIH, encoded by the coding sequence ATGTTATTAAAAGAATTTCCGTTTAAAATAAAAACGGTTCAAACAGATAACGGAAGAGAGTTCACATATAAATATCAAAGCAGTGAAGTGAAAAGTCCTTTTGAAATAGAATTGAACAAATTAGGTATAAATCATAAATTAATACCACCACGAACACCTTGGCACAATGGGAAGGTAGAAAGAAGTCATAGAAACGACCAAAGATATTTCTATGATTGGGAAACATTCAAAAATATTGAAGAATTAAATACAAAGTTAAAAGGACATTTAGAATGGAGTAATAACAAGACAATGAGAACACTTGAATACAAAAGTCCAATGCAGTTATTGAGTGAAAAGTTAGAATTGAAATCCATTCATTAA
- a CDS encoding helix-turn-helix transcriptional regulator — MTENGLVLKNNLAAIRREKKLSQAELAKIVGVSRNTISSIETGQFNPTAKLALILCIALDKKFEELFYF; from the coding sequence ATGACGGAAAACGGACTTGTGCTGAAAAACAACCTTGCCGCGATCCGAAGGGAGAAAAAGCTCTCTCAAGCTGAGCTTGCAAAAATAGTGGGTGTGTCACGCAATACTATAAGCTCGATCGAGACTGGGCAGTTCAACCCAACAGCCAAGCTTGCGCTGATCCTCTGTATCGCGCTGGATAAAAAGTTTGAGGAATTATTCTATTTTTAA
- a CDS encoding cysteine-rich VLP protein: MVLKITEELSERVNRIVRHSCCNCIDDNCLLLDDGEEHSCVQLISKYGIYCNYLLKCVLPAFPKLYGDILAYNEKLKG, from the coding sequence ATGGTACTGAAAATTACCGAAGAGCTGTCCGAAAGAGTAAACCGCATTGTTCGTCATTCGTGCTGCAACTGCATTGACGACAACTGCCTGTTGCTCGACGACGGCGAAGAACACAGCTGCGTGCAGCTGATCAGTAAGTATGGCATTTACTGCAACTATCTTTTGAAATGCGTATTGCCTGCTTTCCCAAAACTCTACGGCGACATACTCGCCTACAACGAAAAACTGAAAGGATGA